The Lacipirellula parvula genome window below encodes:
- a CDS encoding serine/threonine-protein kinase — protein MRSDESQSGSVSDAPPNDDAYWDVLAERIDAFAAAWDGAAAEGGMVLPRLDAYVEGLEPPVARHVLYELAKLDIERRWQENRQPQHIEWYVQQFPALGPIGKLPVDLIYEELQARMAAGLPIYQEELVQRFPVQAEALLRLVGGMAITGSPTATYFAETIIEKDGKRQEPAKPKASFASFAHLKPGDQLDDFQLLTPLGSGAFARVFLARQVSMERLVALKISAHTGSEPQTLAQLDHPHIVRVYDQRACEEPPARLLYMEVVSGGTLQDVVARARNSYDGKPSGLLLLAAIDDRLSACGTPIPESSSSRDWIEDAEWPEVVCRLGAELCEGLAYAHTRGVLHRDIKPANVLLSAEARPKLADFNVSYNGGRSDENPEDTFGGSLAYMSPEQLEACHPLLGGSPRMVRETSDVYAVGVMLWELIAGRRPFRDEQLPSGGNGSLVRLQRMIESRQRVDFDRLAEDLPDECPDSLLAVLEKALQPAKEDRYQSAGEMARALRMCLNPRCWQLLQEPRGKFGRFVVQHPILSVVLAGLIPNIITAFFNLTYNRIRFEKDQELAGMYEQFKTVVNWVNPIAFSIGIAIGTWAALKTFRLLRSDKPAETLEGTSRVLRFGQFVAIMLMVIWSASGVAFPISIGEFGGHSLDFYLHFFLSLALCGIVATTYPYMLITALAVRYFVPALVRNGVIPGPRRADLLQTARRNKFFLMTSILVPMLGIWLVVAFVTDDVEMREQKRWALLAVSGGGAAGFLLMILLERMIGLDLAALGHIAIDEPRGGGSTKSAMGRSKRSRDSRRGSRG, from the coding sequence ATGCGATCCGACGAATCCCAATCTGGTTCGGTTAGCGACGCTCCGCCCAACGACGACGCTTATTGGGACGTGCTAGCGGAGCGAATCGACGCCTTCGCAGCGGCCTGGGACGGGGCGGCGGCCGAGGGGGGCATGGTGCTGCCGCGGCTCGATGCGTATGTCGAGGGACTAGAGCCGCCCGTTGCCCGGCATGTCCTGTACGAGTTGGCGAAGCTCGACATCGAGCGCCGCTGGCAAGAGAACCGCCAGCCGCAACATATCGAGTGGTATGTGCAGCAGTTCCCGGCACTGGGGCCGATCGGCAAGTTGCCGGTCGATCTCATTTACGAGGAACTGCAAGCGCGGATGGCGGCGGGGCTGCCGATTTACCAGGAGGAACTGGTGCAGCGGTTCCCAGTGCAGGCCGAGGCGCTGCTGCGATTGGTCGGCGGGATGGCGATCACCGGCTCGCCAACGGCGACCTACTTTGCCGAGACGATTATCGAGAAAGACGGCAAGCGGCAGGAGCCGGCGAAGCCGAAGGCGTCGTTTGCGTCGTTCGCCCATTTGAAGCCGGGCGATCAACTCGACGATTTTCAGTTGCTCACGCCGCTGGGGAGCGGGGCGTTCGCGCGGGTGTTCCTCGCCCGGCAAGTTTCGATGGAGCGGTTGGTCGCGCTGAAGATCTCGGCCCACACCGGCAGCGAGCCGCAGACGCTCGCGCAGCTCGATCATCCGCACATTGTCCGCGTCTACGATCAACGGGCGTGCGAAGAACCGCCGGCGCGACTGTTGTACATGGAGGTCGTTTCCGGCGGAACGTTGCAAGACGTTGTCGCGCGGGCGCGGAACTCGTACGACGGCAAGCCGAGCGGGCTGCTGCTATTGGCGGCAATCGACGATCGACTGTCGGCGTGCGGGACGCCGATTCCGGAAAGTTCGTCGTCGCGCGATTGGATCGAAGACGCCGAATGGCCCGAAGTCGTCTGCCGACTCGGAGCCGAACTGTGCGAAGGCTTGGCCTACGCCCACACGCGCGGCGTGTTGCATCGCGACATCAAGCCGGCCAACGTGCTGCTCTCGGCCGAGGCGCGGCCGAAGTTGGCCGACTTCAACGTGAGCTATAACGGCGGCCGGTCGGACGAGAACCCCGAGGATACCTTTGGCGGTTCGCTCGCCTACATGTCGCCGGAGCAACTTGAGGCTTGCCACCCGCTGCTCGGCGGTTCGCCGCGGATGGTGCGCGAGACGAGCGACGTCTACGCGGTCGGCGTGATGCTGTGGGAGTTGATCGCGGGGCGGCGGCCGTTCCGCGACGAGCAGTTGCCGTCGGGCGGGAACGGTTCGCTCGTGCGGCTGCAGCGAATGATCGAGTCGCGGCAGCGGGTCGACTTCGATAGGCTCGCTGAAGACTTGCCGGACGAGTGCCCTGACTCGCTGCTCGCGGTACTGGAAAAAGCGTTGCAGCCAGCGAAGGAAGATCGCTACCAGTCGGCCGGCGAGATGGCCCGCGCACTGCGGATGTGCCTCAACCCGCGTTGTTGGCAATTGCTGCAGGAGCCGAGGGGGAAGTTTGGGCGTTTCGTGGTGCAGCACCCGATTCTGTCCGTGGTGTTGGCGGGGCTGATCCCGAACATTATCACGGCTTTCTTTAACCTGACGTATAACAGAATTCGTTTCGAGAAAGACCAAGAACTTGCTGGGATGTACGAGCAGTTCAAAACCGTCGTCAACTGGGTCAATCCGATAGCGTTTTCAATCGGCATTGCGATCGGTACATGGGCGGCGCTAAAAACTTTCAGGCTGCTGCGGAGCGACAAACCCGCGGAGACGCTGGAGGGGACGTCGCGAGTGCTGCGGTTCGGCCAATTCGTGGCGATCATGCTGATGGTGATCTGGTCGGCTTCGGGAGTCGCGTTCCCGATTTCGATTGGCGAGTTCGGCGGACACTCGCTCGATTTCTACCTCCACTTTTTCCTATCGCTCGCACTGTGCGGGATCGTGGCGACGACCTATCCCTACATGCTGATCACAGCGCTCGCGGTGCGGTATTTCGTGCCGGCGCTCGTGCGGAACGGCGTCATTCCCGGGCCGCGGCGCGCTGATTTGCTGCAAACGGCGCGGCGGAACAAGTTTTTCCTGATGACGTCGATTCTGGTGCCGATGCTTGGCATCTGGCTTGTCGTGGCGTTCGTCACCGATGATGTGGAGATGCGGGAGCAAAAGCGGTGGGCGCTCCTTGCCGTGAGCGGCGGCGGAGCGGCCGGGTTCCTGCTGATGATCTTGCTGGAGCGGATGATCGGCCTCGACCTCGCGGCACTGGGGCACATCGCGATCGACGAGCCGCGCGGCGGGGGCTCGACGAAATCGGCCATGGGGCGGTCGAAGCGGTCGCGCGATTCGCGTCGCGGCTCACGTGGGTAA
- a CDS encoding carbohydrate-binding domain-containing protein — protein sequence MRHHRSALNVSTHLSSARKRNLASTPLATRRLAFESLESRRALAATPVTIYAAGSTGSEAFQLQIDGVTVASWTNTRVLTAARTFDAFTYTHPTDVTIDRVRVVFTNDGLTAGGQDRNLTVDGVSLGAAKYETEASTVYSTGTWDAATNGRLPGFRQSETLHYNGYLQFGAAGSTVQVRAAGRTGEEQIQLQVAGQTVATFNNVGGNYATGQFVTFTYSSTTAIPISQLRVVYANDGNTAAGVDRNLRVDAVTLDGIRYETEGPNVFSTGTYVTGQGRVLGKLQTEYLHLNGYFQYGATGSVIEVRAAGRTGEEQMQLQIAGTAVATFNNVAGNYSSGQFQSFVYLHPTTVALKDVRVAYTNDGNSAAGVDRNLRVDGVTLDGTFHQAEAANVYSTGTYIAEVGRVPGLWQSEYLHSNGYFQFASTAVPGVLALGTSLITVNEAAGTVSIPVVRTGGSDGTVGLRYTTVNATALAGSDYTAKSGLVVFAPGETTKSIVVPITDDLLDEISETFNLAVDQSIGGATVNQPRTATITIVDNDGPPDPGNGNGWLAAYYNDHDLSELVFERTDAVIDQNWGGGSPSSSIDGDTFSIRWTGKVEPLYSETYTFRSTADDGVRLWVNNQLIIDQWWDQPATEYSGAIALVAGQRYDIRLEYYENGGQASAKLEWSSPSQARQLVPQSQVYSDPPAPTQNGTFSLQTTVAGLAAPTAIDFDASGRMFISEQRGTVRVVQNGQLLATPFLDITSRVNYMQDRGMLGVAVHPNFPATPYIYVSYTYDPAETLSRTGLAGPDGSGNRVARVSRFTADPATGFNTAIAGSEVVLVGTNSTWANISHPELDSTEDMSLAPSGGLNGEMRDILVADSRSHTVGNVAFGPDGKLYVSNGDGASFGRVDPRAARTLSLDSLSGKLLRIDPITGAGLADNPFFNGDAGANRSKVFDYGLRNPFRFAFEPTTGLPYISDVGWNTWEEINVGRGKNFGWPFYEGGSGVSNQTGGYKDLGEAQAYYASGATVSASLWARTHSAGAVAIVAGDFYTGNVYPSSYQNALFLSDFGDNQLRVLRTNAGGGLQSVTAVGLNIGPVVEMSMGRDGYLYLANLASGTVSRLLFTPASASLMAAEAPATTPLSGDLSGDGVVDGADFLAWQRGYDGNATAAATLESWKANFGSTVSNVGETSLSAASVESESVAAAGLNADLYWLAFEADESSPKAAAVVEESAVGVVQSPTYAPFAMPSLKADEESSLIASADEAFDAWEEEEFDFSAPLLSAN from the coding sequence ATGCGACACCACCGATCTGCGCTCAACGTCTCGACTCATCTCTCCTCCGCCCGCAAACGCAACCTGGCCTCAACGCCGCTCGCGACTCGTCGCTTGGCGTTCGAGTCGCTGGAGAGCCGCCGCGCACTCGCCGCCACGCCGGTGACGATTTACGCCGCAGGCTCCACCGGTTCGGAGGCGTTCCAACTGCAGATCGACGGCGTCACCGTCGCGAGTTGGACGAACACGCGCGTCCTCACGGCGGCTCGCACCTTCGACGCCTTTACTTACACCCACCCGACCGACGTGACAATCGATCGCGTGCGCGTCGTCTTCACGAACGACGGGCTCACGGCCGGCGGACAGGATCGAAATCTCACGGTCGACGGCGTCTCGCTCGGCGCCGCCAAATACGAAACCGAAGCGTCGACTGTCTACTCCACCGGCACGTGGGACGCCGCGACGAATGGCCGCCTGCCTGGATTCCGGCAATCGGAAACGCTCCACTACAACGGCTACTTACAATTCGGCGCCGCGGGTTCGACGGTGCAAGTCCGCGCCGCCGGCCGCACGGGCGAAGAGCAAATCCAACTGCAAGTCGCCGGGCAAACGGTCGCCACGTTCAACAATGTCGGCGGCAACTACGCGACGGGGCAGTTCGTCACCTTTACTTACAGCTCGACGACAGCGATTCCCATCAGCCAGCTGCGCGTCGTGTACGCGAACGACGGCAACACCGCCGCGGGCGTCGACCGCAACCTGCGCGTCGACGCCGTCACGCTCGACGGCATTCGCTACGAAACCGAAGGGCCGAACGTCTTTTCCACCGGCACGTACGTCACGGGACAGGGGAGGGTGCTCGGCAAACTGCAAACCGAGTATCTCCACCTCAACGGCTACTTCCAGTATGGCGCCACCGGCTCGGTGATCGAGGTCCGCGCCGCGGGTCGCACGGGCGAAGAGCAGATGCAGCTGCAAATCGCCGGCACGGCGGTCGCGACGTTCAATAACGTTGCCGGGAATTACTCGTCGGGGCAGTTCCAGTCGTTCGTCTACCTTCACCCGACGACGGTCGCGCTGAAAGATGTCCGCGTCGCCTACACGAACGATGGCAACTCCGCGGCGGGGGTCGATCGCAATCTCCGCGTCGACGGCGTGACGCTCGACGGCACGTTTCATCAGGCCGAAGCTGCCAACGTTTATTCGACCGGCACTTATATCGCCGAGGTCGGCCGCGTCCCCGGGCTGTGGCAGAGCGAGTATCTCCACTCAAACGGCTACTTCCAGTTCGCCTCGACCGCCGTCCCCGGCGTGCTCGCCCTCGGCACGTCGTTGATTACGGTGAACGAAGCAGCCGGCACCGTGTCGATTCCGGTCGTCCGCACCGGCGGCAGCGACGGCACGGTCGGCCTGCGTTACACCACGGTGAACGCCACGGCACTCGCCGGCAGCGACTACACAGCGAAGTCGGGCCTCGTGGTGTTCGCCCCCGGCGAGACGACCAAGTCGATCGTCGTGCCGATCACCGACGACCTGCTCGACGAGATCAGCGAGACGTTCAACCTCGCTGTCGACCAGTCAATCGGCGGCGCGACCGTCAACCAACCGCGGACTGCGACGATCACCATCGTCGACAACGACGGCCCGCCCGATCCGGGCAACGGCAACGGTTGGCTCGCCGCCTACTACAACGATCACGACCTCAGCGAGCTCGTGTTCGAACGGACCGACGCCGTGATCGACCAGAACTGGGGCGGCGGCTCGCCGTCGTCTTCCATTGACGGCGACACGTTTTCGATCCGCTGGACCGGCAAGGTCGAACCGCTTTACAGCGAGACGTACACGTTCCGCAGCACCGCCGACGATGGCGTGCGGCTGTGGGTCAACAACCAGTTGATCATCGACCAATGGTGGGACCAACCGGCGACCGAGTACAGCGGCGCCATCGCGCTCGTCGCCGGCCAGCGCTACGACATTCGCCTGGAGTACTACGAGAACGGCGGCCAAGCCTCGGCGAAGCTCGAATGGTCGAGCCCCAGCCAAGCGCGGCAACTCGTCCCGCAATCGCAGGTCTATAGCGATCCGCCGGCGCCCACGCAAAACGGCACGTTCTCGTTGCAGACGACCGTCGCCGGTCTCGCGGCGCCGACCGCAATCGACTTCGACGCCAGCGGCCGGATGTTCATCTCCGAACAGCGCGGCACGGTGCGCGTCGTGCAGAACGGCCAACTCCTTGCAACGCCGTTCCTCGACATCACCAGCCGCGTCAACTACATGCAAGACCGCGGCATGTTGGGCGTCGCCGTGCATCCCAACTTCCCCGCGACGCCTTACATCTACGTTTCCTACACGTACGACCCGGCGGAAACGCTGAGCCGCACGGGCCTCGCCGGCCCCGACGGCTCGGGCAATCGCGTCGCGCGGGTCAGCCGTTTCACCGCCGACCCCGCCACGGGATTCAACACGGCGATCGCGGGAAGCGAAGTCGTGCTCGTCGGCACGAACAGCACCTGGGCCAACATCAGCCACCCCGAACTCGACAGCACCGAAGACATGAGCCTCGCCCCGTCGGGCGGTCTTAACGGCGAGATGCGCGACATTCTCGTCGCCGATTCGCGCTCGCACACCGTCGGCAACGTGGCGTTCGGTCCAGACGGCAAGCTGTACGTGAGCAACGGCGACGGCGCCTCGTTCGGCCGCGTCGACCCGCGGGCGGCGCGGACGCTCAGCCTCGACAGCCTTTCGGGCAAGCTGCTCCGCATCGACCCGATCACCGGAGCCGGCCTCGCCGACAATCCCTTCTTCAATGGCGACGCAGGCGCGAATCGTTCGAAGGTCTTTGACTACGGCCTGCGCAATCCGTTCCGCTTCGCGTTCGAACCGACGACCGGCTTGCCGTACATCAGCGACGTCGGCTGGAACACTTGGGAAGAAATCAACGTCGGCCGCGGCAAGAATTTTGGCTGGCCCTTTTACGAAGGGGGCAGCGGCGTCAGCAACCAAACTGGCGGCTACAAAGACCTCGGCGAAGCGCAAGCCTACTATGCCTCGGGCGCCACGGTTTCAGCGTCGTTGTGGGCCCGCACTCACTCCGCCGGCGCCGTGGCGATTGTTGCCGGCGATTTCTACACCGGCAACGTTTACCCTTCGAGCTACCAGAACGCGTTGTTTCTCTCCGACTTCGGCGACAACCAGCTCCGCGTCCTCCGCACGAACGCCGGCGGCGGCTTGCAATCGGTGACCGCGGTGGGGCTCAACATTGGTCCCGTCGTTGAAATGTCGATGGGTCGCGACGGCTATCTATACTTGGCGAACCTCGCGTCCGGCACTGTCAGCCGGTTGTTGTTCACGCCGGCGAGTGCATCGTTGATGGCCGCCGAAGCGCCGGCCACGACGCCGCTGAGCGGGGATCTCAGCGGCGATGGCGTTGTCGACGGGGCCGACTTCCTTGCTTGGCAACGCGGTTACGACGGCAATGCAACGGCGGCGGCGACGCTGGAGAGTTGGAAGGCAAACTTCGGCAGCACGGTGAGCAACGTGGGCGAGACTTCCTTGAGCGCTGCCAGCGTCGAGAGTGAATCGGTTGCCGCTGCGGGGTTGAACGCCGATCTCTATTGGCTTGCGTTCGAGGCTGATGAGAGTTCGCCCAAAGCCGCGGCAGTCGTTGAAGAGTCAGCCGTCGGGGTGGTGCAGTCGCCGACCTACGCTCCGTTCGCGATGCCCTCGCTCAAAGCCGATGAAGAGTCTTCACTCATAGCGTCGGCTGATGAAGCTTTCGATGCGTGGGAGGAAGAGGAGTTCGACTTCTCGGCGCCGCTGCTTAGTGCGAACTAG
- a CDS encoding Fpg/Nei family DNA glycosylase, whose translation MPEGDTIYRTATTLRPAMEGKTIALARLRDRQFEVERLIGATVDRVEARGKHLLMHLSTGEFIHSHMGMTGSWHIYHPGQPWRKPEHYAALWLDINSLEVICFSPKQLEMLTADQLHRHPHIQRLGPDLADRQFDMAEAIARFRARNQLPLGEAVMNQTIVCGIGNIYKSEILFIMRFDPFTPVERFTDDELTAMLTKGRALMLRNLSGPNRTTRFGSDAGRLWVYGRSGTPCPKCGAQIELRRQGEAGRTTCWCPECQPSR comes from the coding sequence ATGCCTGAAGGAGATACGATCTACCGGACCGCCACGACGCTGCGGCCCGCCATGGAAGGAAAGACGATCGCCCTCGCGCGGCTCCGCGATCGGCAGTTCGAAGTCGAACGCCTCATCGGCGCCACCGTCGACCGCGTCGAGGCCCGCGGCAAGCATCTGCTGATGCATCTCTCGACCGGCGAGTTCATCCACTCCCACATGGGGATGACCGGCTCGTGGCACATCTACCACCCCGGCCAACCGTGGCGCAAGCCCGAGCATTACGCCGCGCTGTGGCTCGACATCAACTCGCTCGAGGTGATCTGCTTCTCGCCGAAGCAGCTCGAAATGCTCACGGCCGATCAACTCCACCGCCACCCGCACATCCAGCGGCTTGGTCCCGATTTGGCCGACCGGCAGTTCGACATGGCCGAGGCGATTGCCCGCTTCCGTGCGCGCAACCAGCTGCCGCTCGGCGAAGCGGTGATGAACCAGACGATCGTCTGCGGCATCGGCAACATCTACAAGTCGGAGATCTTGTTCATCATGCGGTTCGATCCGTTCACGCCGGTCGAACGCTTCACCGACGACGAACTGACGGCGATGCTCACGAAGGGGCGAGCGCTGATGCTACGCAACCTGAGCGGCCCGAACCGGACGACCCGCTTCGGCAGCGACGCCGGTCGGCTGTGGGTGTACGGTCGATCGGGAACCCCTTGCCCTAAGTGCGGCGCCCAGATCGAGTTGCGGCGTCAGGGGGAAGCGGGCCGCACCACCTGCTGGTGCCCCGAATGCCAGCCGTCGCGCTAA